A section of the Hevea brasiliensis isolate MT/VB/25A 57/8 chromosome 17, ASM3005281v1, whole genome shotgun sequence genome encodes:
- the LOC110665273 gene encoding probable inactive leucine-rich repeat receptor-like protein kinase At3g03770: protein MGYCGWLLLPCLLWSSLIVGSHQLQSSQTQVLLQLRKHLEFPNQLEIWNDHRIDFCYISSSAQANVSCQDNFVTELRIIGDKPSKIDNFVGLVIPNQTLSENFSMDSFVVTLARLTNLRVLSLVSLGIWGPLPDKIHRLSSLEYLDLSSNYLFGSVPPKISKMVKLQTLTLDDNFFNDTVPNWFDSLSNLKILRLKNNQLKGRFPSSVQRITTLTDLVLSSNEISGKLPNLDALSNLHLLDVSGNNLDSKLPSIPKGLVTVFLSNNSFSGEIPHQYSQLSQLQRLDMSFNELSGTPPASIFALPNITYLNLASNMLSGSLPNQLSCGSKLQFVDISNNSFTGGLPHCLRTESDDRVVKFGGNCLSIGLRHQRAASSCMAMPVKQKKSGGKDVGIVVGVAAGILFVLVLLALGFLLVCRRYCPRGMSEQHLLHKVVQENSAAGLSSEILTGAKFISQAEKLVTQDLPACRSFTLEELKEATKNFDNSAILGEGSYGKLYKGRLENGTQVAIRCLPSSKKYSFRNLKLRLDLLAKLRHPHLVCLLGHCIDNGGQDYRVNKVFLIFEYISNGNFQTYLYENSSGKVLDWSERLTVLIGVAKAVHFLHTGVIPGFFNNRLKTNNILLSDHGIAKLSDYGLSIISEEIANCGERGDGLESRQMTRVEDDVYSFGFILLESLVGPSVSGRKDKLLLNALASCNSPDSHRKLINPIVLATCSQESLSIVLSITNKCICSESWSRPSFEDILWNLQYAAQIQATADGSKI from the exons ATGGGGTACTGCGGCTGGTTGCTGCTGCCATGTCTTTTATGGAGTTCTCTGATTGTGGGTTCCCATCAATTACAATCTTCACAAACACAAGTGCTTCTTCAACTCAGGAAGCATTTGGAGTTCCCAAATCAACTAGAAATTTGGAATGATCATCGCATAGATTTTTGCTATATATCTTCATCCGCACAAGCGAATGTGTCATGCCAGGACAATTTTGTCACTGAGCTCAGAATTATAGGAGACAAGCCTTCTAAGATTGATAACTTTGTTGGCTTGGTAATTCCAAATCAAACTTTATCAGAGAATTTCTCTATGGATTCTTTTGTTGTTACTCTTGCAAGGCTAACCAATTTGAGAGTACTCAGTCTTGTATCTCTGGGCATTTGGGGTCCACTTCCAGACAAAATTCATCGGTTGTCTTCGCTTGAATATTTGGATTTAAGCTCAAATTACCTATTTGGTTCTGTTCCACCAAAGATTTCAAAAATGGTGAAACTTCAAACTCTTACACTCGATGACAATTTCTTCAACGATACAGTCCCCAATTGGTTTGATTCATTATCCAATCTTAAAATTCTAAGATTGAAGAATAACCAATTGAAAGGTCGATTTCCATCTTCAGTACAGAGAATTACCACTCTTACTGATCTTGTTTTGTCTAGCAATGAGATATCTGGAAAGTTGCCAAATCTTGATGCCTTAAGCAACTTGCATTTGCTGGATGTAAGTGGGAACAATTTAGATTCTAAACTACCTTCAATACCTAAAGGATTGGTCACAGTATTCCTTAGCAATAACTCCTTTTCAGGAGAGATTCCACATCAATATAGCCAGCTTAGTCAGCTTCAACGCCTTGATATGTCATTCAATGAACTAAGTGGAACACCTCCTGCTTCAATTTTCGCATTGCCAAACATCACTTACTTGAATTTGGCATCAAATATGTTAAGTGGTTCGCTCCCAAACCAGCTAAGTTGTGGCAGCAAACTACAGTTTGTTGATATATCCAATAATAGTTTTACTGGTGGATTGCCTCATTGTTTGAGAACGGAATCAGATGATAGAGTTGTGAAGTTTGGTGGAAATTGCTTATCAATTGGTTTACGTCATCAGCGTGCGGCATCATCTTGTATGGCCATGCCTGTGAAACAGAAAAAATCTGGAGGCAAAGATGTAGGAATAGTAGTGGGTGTGGCCGCTGGTATACTTTTTGTTCTGGTGCTTCTGGCTTTGGGCTTTCTTCTTGTGTGTAGAAGATATTGCCCGCGAGGAATGTCAGAGCAGCATTTGTTGCACAAAGTAGTGCAAGAAAACTCAGCGGCAGGGCTCTCGTCTGAGATCCTCACCGGGGCAA AATTTATTTCTCAAGCTGAAAAATTGGTGACACAAGATCTCCCGGCGTGTAGGTCATTTACATTAGAAGAGTTAAAGGAAGCCACCAAAAACTTTGATAACTCTGCCATTTTGGGTGAAGGTTCTTATGGAAAG CTCTATAAAGGAAGATTAGAAAATGGGACCCAAGTTGCTATAAGGTGCCTACCTTCATCGAAGAAATACTCTTTTCGAAATCTTAAACTCAGGTTGGATTTGCTTGCAAAGCTTCGTCACCCACATTTGGTTTGCCTCTTGGGGCACTGCATTGACAATGGTGGACAAGATTACAGAGTGAACAAAGTCTTCCTTATATTTGAATACATTTCGAATGGGAATTTTCAAACTTACCTCTATG AGAACAGTTCAGGCAAGGTTCTTGATTGGTCAGAGAGATTGACAGTGCTAATTGGTGTGGCAAAAGCTGTGCACTTTCTGCATACAGGAGTTATTCCTGGTTTCTTTAACAATCGATTGAAGACAAATAATATCCTGCTCAGTGACCATGGGATTGCAAAATTGAGTGACTATGGACTTTCTATTATCTCTGAAGAAATAGCAAATTGTGGG GAACGTGGAGATGGCTTGGAATCACG GCAAATGACAAGAGTAGAGGATGACGTTTATAGCTTTGGCTTCATATTACTTGAATCACTTGTTGGCCCCTCAGTATCTGGCAGAAAAGATAAGCTGCTGCTGAATGCATTG GCATCTTGTAACAGCCCAGATAGCCATAGGAAATTAATAAACCCAATTGTGTTGGCAACTTGCTCTCAAGAATCTTTATCAATTGTGCTTTCAATAACAAACAAATGCATTTGTTCTGAATCATGGAGCCGT